CAGAATGGGACTGGGGGATTCCTGGTGCTAAAATCATGAATGAATGGTCCCTGCAGTTATACAGCCCAGCGTGAATTATTGAACCGCCATAACAGCAGGCCATGGGTCAATAGATTGGCTGGTGTTGCAGTATTTAATAGAAAAGTGCCAGTGAAAATGGTGTTGTCACTTAGATTTATTCATGTCACTTGTGTGCAGGCGTAAAATTACGAGCCGGGTGTTTGATGGGTGGACAGATTGTGGCCGTTGTTACTCTCGCTGCCATTTTTATTGACCCCGAGTCTCATTTGTGTTAGATGTACCAGTACAGAATGACTTGTCTGTCTCCACTTTTGCTGCATTCACTCTGTAGTTAGGGTGACGAATGTCTTTGTGTGTCCGGTAAGTTCTTACGCCTCAGAGCTGACGTGGCGGCCTGTTCACGTGTGACATGTTTTTAGCATTACTGTCTATTCAGCAACTCTTTTACATGCAAGTTTATATCTTCTGAGAGAAAGGCCTGTGTTTCTTTTGAGGGTAATCCCAGGAGAAGAGAATCATTACACAACATTAGGCCAAAGGATAGATATTCTTCTTCAGATCCATATTCCTGATGTCTACCCGTAAAGGTTATTAGTCACGGATCAGTGACTTATAGATGTTGACACGCGCCATGTTTACGGCTCAAGGCGCGTGCACAACGATGACGCTGTTACAACACGTGCACATGGGACTcacgtacacagacacacacacacacacacactgtactctgtctgtctccctctctgcagaGACACACCCTTCCTCCAGTGACCACTCACAACATGCTGGATGACACCTCCGACCCCATCCTGGCCAACGTGAGACGCATCGGCCTCTTCAACGCTCGCACTGACCGAGTCAAGGTCTGCAGGATGTTCGTCTGATGTCCGTGTTCGATAGTGTTTTGCCTCGTTTATATGTGTTAAACCAGTTGAAGCGCTGTCTGGAAAAAGCCTGGCTGCTGAGACATTTACAACATAAAAGACCCCATAAAGACTCATACGTGTTTATGATAAGTAATGTACGTACTATCAGAGTATTCTTTATTCCGTTAGAGTAGTGGTTCCACAACTGTGGGTCGCGGGAGGACATTAGTTGTTCTATTTATTTTTAGAGATACATTTTCCGAATAGAAAAAACTTTTTCATTAAACTTAAATAGCTTAAAACCAAACAGAAAGTAGGTAGAGAAGATAACGGACCTATACGTTTTTCTATAATAACTTATCATTTCTTTGAATTTACCATCaacaaaataaaagctagacaacCAGGACCACATTGATATTGTTATAATGTTTGAgcataacaacacaacattagCCATgtcaaaatgcatagaattgtaggaaattagctTAAGAACAGCAAAATGTTCTCTAAGCTCCATGGAAAAATGTATAGGATTTCAGGAAATTGGCtttaaaattgcaacattttctttcAGCTCCATGGCAGGATGTGTGGAATTGCAGGAGATTAGTTTTGAAACTGCAACATTTCATCTCTGCTGCCACGATAATATGTTTTACTTATTCTTTGGTCTGTGTTTTTTTCACCACACAACACTTATGGTTGTGGCTCAAAAGAAACCTTCATTGGTGGGTCATGAAGCAAAACAGTTTAGGAGCCCCTGTATATtctatttagcagatgcttttatcctcAGCAAATTGCAGCTATAGATTTGACATACAGTACAGTTGGttctgggaattgaacccactacccTAGTGTCGCAAAcaccacgctctaccaactgagctacagcgGACCCTCAGAGCATACAGTACAGCCAGCATTATGCTGATCTCTATATTTTGTTCTAAATGGTACTAACAGACGTTTCCTGATACTCTCAGATAGTGTTCCACCCAGAGTTCCTGTCGTCCACCAGTCCCCTGCTTCCTATGGACTATGAGGAGTTTGTACGAGGTTGTCACCTGGGGGTCTTCCCTTCTTACTACGAGCCCTGGGGATACACACCAGGTGACCTGTCACACTTAAACAGCCTGCAAACATAAACTCCATCACTTTGGTTTTCTCTGGCTAATGTTTCTATCATTGTTTTTGTGTGTTCCTTCATGTGCGCGGAGAATTGTATGATGTGTGGGTGCACTATTATGTTGTTGCTATTGTTCCCCAGGTGAGTGTACTGTGATGGGGATACCCAGTGTGACCACCAACCTGTCTGGCTTCGGCTGCTTCATGGAGGAACATGTGTCAGACCCCACAGCATACGGTATGTACGTGCATATAGACCTCTTCACTTTCATCACCAAATCAGTGCATAGTTTGATTGACCTCTTATGGAAGAGGTCTGATATATTTTGGGAGTGCCCCAAAACCAGAATAACAATTTTTATCAGTGAAATACAAGCCCCTACTTCCTATCAGTCAGCAGTTTAGAATAAATACTCTATTTATATTAGAATGGAATACTTTATTCCTGCGTCTCAGTGGTCCTTTCCTGTCCCGCTCCTCTCAGGGATCTACATAGTGGACCGGCGGTTCCGTTCGGCAGATGACTCGTGTAACCAGCTGACCCAGTTCATGTTCGGGTTCTGCCAGCAGTCCAGACGACAGCGCATCATCCAGAGGAACCGCACAGAGAGACTGTCGGACCTGCTGGACTGGAGGTACCTGGGACGGGTGAGTCCCTATAGGTTCATGTCCCTGTTTACCTAATGGTTGGAAAGGCAAGTGGATCTCACAATGCAACAAAGTTTAGAAAACAAAATACTAGGACCACCATCACACCACACTGAGAGTAATTCCACTGAATTGCGTGCTTTTGGTGCTAACTTCATTGCTGTTATTTGTACAATTTACTTTTTGTAACATATAATGTAAACAATGTCCCTTCTCTCCTCTGATAACTATTTTATTGTTCCTCCTTCAGACTAGTTCAGTTGATTTGTGATTGGGTCAGTTGTGTTTTACTTGTGGTTCAATTGATTCAGTTGATTTATGTTTGCAGTTCTACATGCACGCCCGGAGCCTGGCTCTCCGCAGGGCTTTCCCTGACAAGTTCAAGATGGAGCCGCTGGCCCCGCCACAGGTGAGGTACGGAGGAGAGTTTGTCTTCCTCTGACTCTATTGATGGACACTATAGATGCCTCAGAGACCCAGAGTTCATCCATTCCCTTCACTTTAATTGACAACCTAACATTTTAGTAAATGACAAGACATGATTTTGTATTTGTGCAATCTGTTACTACTGTTCTCTAAGCACTGTCCTCTTAAGTAAaacaatctctccctgtctctctctctctctgctcatttGTTCATGGCTTGTAATGTTGTATGTATTGTACAGACGTGAAtaacttgtctctcctctctctctcgctctctctctctcgctctcgctctctgtcctcaGACAGAGGGATTCCGTTACCCCCGCCCCGGCTCTGTGCCCCCCTCCCCCTCGGCGTCGGTGCACTCCACGCCCCACCACAGtgatgaggaggatgatgaagagCCGTATGATGAAGATAAGGAGGCGGAGAGGGACAGGCAGAACATCAAAGCCCCATTCACTCTGGGTGCCACGCCCGAGGGCAAGAAGACACACCCAGGAGAGTCTGCCAACTGAGAGATCTCTCGCTACGAGCCTGGGATGGCCAACCCTGGTCCTTGAGAGCTGCAGTATGTGGAGGTTTTTGTTCGAGCCCAGAACGTACAACATTAGCTCTGTCTCAAGTAGCTGTTACACATACTACCTATGTATATTTTCTAAGAGAAAATGCCTATTCTTTTGATGCTAAAAGTCCCCTCACGCCCATAGGATATGAGACATGAATAGTTTAATCAATAGTTATATTTCAGGAATTGCATTGAGAGGTCTCTCGCTCTATAGCCTGGGATGGCCAAACCTAGTCCTGAACACATTACTTCTATGATCAGATATACCCTCAGACAAGTGTTGCTATGAATTTTAAATCattttattccacattttattaaaTAATACATTCAAACATTTTCAGTGTAGCCGTACTTAAGAGTCCAGTGTTTTTCTCACATCGCATTAAATATTCGACATCCAACAAGAGATCAACAGATGCAATAGATTAGAATGTTATCAACAATAATAAATACATTATGAAACGCATCAGAAGTACTCTCTTTTCCATGCCGGCAAGTCTTGAAAGTACAGTTGTTCAAGATTTTCTTCTCCTGAAACAAAAAAAGTCAACAGTGCAATTACCTTTATGGCCATGTCAAACCTATAACTTGGATGTAGTTGGGGGAAGCCGATGCCTGAATTAGCGCCTATTGAGGTGGTTTTCCTAGCTAGCTTGGATGTATCCTTAACCATTACTGTAGGTTCCAATATGACCCAACTCACTGTCCTCCTTGGCTTGCCGCAGGAAGTTGAGCAGGACTGTGGCTGCCTGGTTCACACTGAGTCTCTCTGTGTTTTGACTGCGAGTCTCTGGAAAAAGAGGATGTCATACAGAGTAATGACAGGTCAAAAGTAAAAGATGATGGTAAACATATCAAatcaccctattccccatacggTGCACCACTTTACAGAGCCATACAGTAGAAGAGCCACACAAAAGAAGAATATGGGCATACCGCCCGAATACAAGCGTACTGTATTTACCTAAATGTAATGTGTCATATACGTCTCCTTCTTTTCTGTCCTCGCTGATGAACCGCCGTCCCTCTGTAATAgcaacatacacacagtcacacacagttaTGAAATACAATATATTTTAGTTGCATTCATAAATAAACGTACATAATGAGGAAAATAATAGGACAACTTCAGATTTAAATGATAATGTTCATCTCTTTACATTAAATATCATTATAGTTGTGCCTTAAAAAAAACAGCTAATAAATGCATATTATTTCCAATTATTCTCTGTGGAGGACATACATGCAGAAATACATTTAAAAGGTACGTCAAAGGAATGCAAAGTATGATTAGGCTAATATAGGTAGTAGACGTACGGGTGCCCTTGAGGTACAGCATTGCCTGAGGCGACCAATTTCTCCGCTGGAAACTGCCCTTCGGTGCGCTCCACGAATGGGAGACGAGCGTTGCCAGAAGTAAAAGAGCAAGTGCATAAACTGTAATAGACCTCACACCCTGAAACATGTAAACGTAGAGTTATGACGTATGAACAAGCGGACAATGTCAAACAAATATGCGCTCAAAATACATGACAAGAATGTAATCATTTACGTGCGCCATGCGCATGTCCATTCGTAAGTACCCAAAGATCAAAATGTACCTCCCTAATAGGCAACTTACTTTCATTGCGACGGAGGATATTAGATCCCTGTAACGCCGGTAGAGATCTGTTTCAAGTGGGAAAAGGGCAGAAGTTGTGTGCCTTGGCAAGTGCTATCCCTGTATTTATATTGGACGGGTGGGGGAGACCTCGTAGCCCACAGCGCAACACGTTAAGGATGTCAACAGCGATAGGTCATGTAAATTTGATGAAAGAGAGGTGGGCTCCAAGCTCAGAGAGGGAATGCAGAGAGGAACCAATCAATCACTTACTCACATTTTAATGTACACAATACACATTTTATGAATACAATTAGCTGCCAAAGGCAATCAtggatctacagtgccttcagaaagtattcacaccccttgactttttacacattttgttgtgttacaaggtgggattaaaatggatttcattgtcatttttttgtcaatgatctacacaaaatactcgaatgtcatagtaaaaaaataaaatctaaagtttgtaaaaaatgtatgaaaaattaAAACGTCatatatcttgattacataagtattcaacacccTGAGTCACTACATGTTAGTTCAATACTTATTGTTAGTTCAATACTTAGTTCAATACTTATTGTTAGTTCAATACTTAGTTCAATACTTATTGTTAGTTCAATACTTAGTTCAATACTTATTGTTAGTTCAATACTTAGTTCAATACTTATTGTTAGTTCAATACTTAGTTCAATACTTATTGTTAGTTCAATACTtacaacatctgctaaccatgtgtatgtgacaaataacattttattggatttgatttgtcacaaggtagtggtggtataaagaagaccaagtccatattatggaaaaaCAGCTCGagaatccatcattactttaagacataaaggtcagtcaatccagaaaaagTGCAgtccctatgatgaaactggctctcatgaggaccaccacaggaaatgaagacccagagttacctctgctgcataggataagttcattagatttaactgtacctcagattgcagcccaaataaatgcttcacagagttcaaataacagacacatcatctgttcagaggagactgcgtgaatcaggccttcatggtcgaattgctactaaaggacaccattaataagaagagacttgcttgaaacacgagcaatggacattagaccggtggaaatctgtcctttggtctgatgagtccaaattctaggtttttggtttcaaccgccgtgtctttgtgagacacagagtaggtgaacggatgatctctgcatgtgtcattcccaccgtgaagcatggagtaggaggtgtgatggtgtgaaggtgctttgctggtgacactgtctgtgatttatttagaattcaaggcacacttaaccagcatggctaccacagcattctgtagcgatacgccatcccatctggtttgcgcttagtgggactataatttgttttgcaacaggacaatgacccaaaatacacttccaggttgtgtaagggctatttgatcaagaatgagagtgatggagttctgcatcagatgacctggcctccacaatcacctgacctcaacccaattgagatggtttgggatgagtcagaccgcagagtgaaggaaaagcatccaacaagtgctcagcatatgtgggaactcctttaagactgttggaaaagcattcctcatgaagctggttgagagaatgacaagagtgtgcaaagctgtcatcaaggcaaagggtggctactttgaagaatctcaaatataaaatatatttagatttgtttaacacttttttggttactacatgatttcatatgtgttatttcatggttttgatgtcttcactattattctacaatgtagagtaggtgtatccaaacttttgactttccactttgacgttatggggtattgttgtgacatttttttttttttaatttaatccCTTTTAAAATTTCGGCTGTaacaattcaggctgtaacacaaccaaatgtggagAAATTCAGAGTGTGAGtacgttctgaaggcactgtatgaggtCATCTTTGATCAAAAGTCAAGAAAGAAGCCATTTAATGCAAAATGCTGAGACACTATCAGTATTCTTACTGTTGTAAAAAATGAAAGTAATTGCTTTGGAAATATTGATATGTTTACTTCTTGTGCACTGAAGCGGTTCATGGATAGATAGCCTGGTCTTTTTTTATGAATGAACATCTGACAGTCTCCCAATGAATGTAGGAGTGTTTGATTGGGATAGACTCAGGGAAGCTGGGATTCTCATTGACATTACCATTAATTATTATATCTAGCCTtactaaaactaaaactaaacaaTTGAGAGTAGTAGGCCTAGCATATGGATACAATGTAATGTGTATGGAGACAAAGAATACATTATTCCAAAAGTTATTCATACATTAAGAATTAACAAAATAATAGTAGAGCCATCtggacttgcctcgttaaatacaagttaaataaacatttttaaaaatgaagGACTACAATCTTACATTTTCTGTGCATAAATGTTGAGACAAAAACAGGCCTGCCGTTATAATGTGACATAAAGTCCATTGATGTGAGTAGTGATGTCATGTTATTGACCCTGTGACCTGTGAGTCTATTACCATagtgcaggtattcccaaactggggtacacaTACCCCCAGGGGTACGTGCAAtaccgtcgggggtacgccaaataaaaatgtgattcccgtaaaaataaaaaaaataccctcttttttttttattcttcaaatTTACAAACAGTACATTCATATTTCCCAAAGGGCTATACATTTAGGTGAGTTTTctttctcacctgagtagcctcgtttcactgccaaaaataaaatgaaaccatctagtgttcagtgaaataacaatacaATGTCAATACAAGgcagcctagtcaaataattaacatccaatcacattaaccgttactttcTCGCGGGAAACCTCAACTCTTGAGCAGACATTGCCTTCATCAAAGAACACTGTTTcatgacgcatcagtgacatggcaggagatgttttgaaacaattactgcttcgcatacaagccagtgaatatgcgttacagctggatgagtcaacagacgtggcgggcctggcacagctcctggtatatgtccgttacatttatggggggtcaattaaggaagacatcctccttttgcaaaccactggaaaccaggacaacatgagaatatatttttaatgtactggacagctttgtgacatcaaatggactttggtggtcaagatgtgttggtatctgtactgatggcgcaaaagccgtgacagggagacatagtggagtgggaatgcgtgtgcaagcagttgctcccgacgccacttgggttcactgcagcatccaccgagaggctcttgctgccaagggaatgccggacagcttgaaagacgttttggacactacagtgaaaatggttaactttgttaaagcaaggcccctgaactcttgtgtattttctgcattatgcaatgatatgggctgtgaccatgtaacgcttttacaacaaacagaagtgcgctggttatcaaggggaaaaGTATAGAcaggtttttttattttattaagagactaaatcaaatcaaatcaaatgtatttatatagcccttcgtacatcagctgatatctcaaagtgctgtacagaaacccagcctaaaaccccaaacagcaagcaatgcaggtgtagaagcacgacgcgcttaaagttttctttactgacgaTAATTTTTACTTGtttgaccgcttgcatgatgacgagtttctcacacgactggcctatctgggtgatgttttttctcgcctgaatgatctgaatctaggattacagggactctctgcaactatattcaatgtgcgggattTTTTTttggctatgattaagaagttggagctcttctctgtctgcattacaCAACACACAGGCCATTCCATCCTTGTATGAttatttgtgtgcaaatgaactcaatctTACGGCcgatgtcaaatgtgatatagtgaagcaTTTGGGTGTgcaattatgcaggtactttcccgaaacggatgacacaaacaactggattcgttatccctttcatgccctgcttCCAGTCCactctgaacaagagagcctcatcgaaattgcaacaagcggttctgtgaaaatgtattcttttttttgttcaacccaatttcatggtatccaattggtagtagttatagtcttgtctcatcgctgcaactcccgtacggacacgggagaggcgaaggtcgagagccatgcgtcctccgaaacacaacccaaccaagctgcactgctacttgacacaatgcccatccaacccggaagccagccgcaccaatgtgtcggaggaaacaccgtacacctggcgaccgtgtcagcgtgcactgcgcccagcccaccacaggagtcgctagtgcgcgatgagacaaggatatccctgcaggccaaaccctcccctaacccggacatcgctgggccaattgtgcgctgccccataggtctcccggtcgcgaccagctgcgacagagcctggactcgaacccagaatctctagtggcacagctagcactgcaccctgaaaatgtaatttaatcagaagccacttccagatttctggataggctgtgctcagagtttcttgccttggcaaatcgcgctgttaagacactgatgccctttgcaaccacgtacctatgtgagagtggattctcagccctcactagcatgaaaacaaaaaacaggcacagactgtgtgtggaaaattatttaagactgagactctctccaatacaacccaacattgcagagttatgtgcatcctttcaagcacacccttctcattaacctgtggtgagttattcacaattcttgatgaacaaataaggttttatatgtaagatggctaaataaagagcaacattatagattattattatttgaacccTGGTCCtatgacaaaaactcacactcattcttatgtttaataaatgtatcgtatagtgtgggTGTGGCAGGCTttcaatgatggcaaaaaacaacatatGAGAGtccgctgaccctggtgctagagggagtacgcagctggaggttgaatgtttgaaggggtacgggactataaatagtttgggaaccactgccatAGTGTATGCAAGTGCCTTGTTTGGCATAGGTTATATAGACATGCTGAAATGCCTCTGGTCCAGCTCCAAGTTTATACTGGcctctacagtgcatttggaaagtattcagactccttgactttttcaacattttgttacgttacagccttattctaaaatggatttaaaaaaaaatcctcatcaatctacacacaataccccataatgacaaagcgaaaacaaaacagatttttagaaattttagcacataaaaaaacaaacataaataccttatttacataagtatttagaccctttgctatgagactcgagattgagctcaggtgcatcctgttttcaatgatcagccttgagatgtttctacaacttggttggagtccacctgtggtaaattaaattgattggatatgatttagaaaggcacacacctgtctatttaaggtcccacagttgacagtgcatgtcagagcaaaaaccaagccatgaggttgaaggaactgtccgttgagctccgaggcagcattgtgttgaggcacagatctggagaagggtaccaaaaaatgtctgcagcattgaaggtccccaagaacactccatcattcttaaatggaagaagtttggaaccaccaagactcttcctagagctggccgcccagcctaAACTGAGTAATCGttggagaaaggccttggtcagggaggtgaccaagaacctgatggtcactttgacagagctccagaattcctctgtggaggaaccatctttgcagcactccatcaatcaggcctttatggtaaagtggccactcttcagtaaaaggcaaatgacagcccgcttggagtttgccaaaaggcacctaatgtcACACCTTGATCtctttcacctgtcctcgttattgtctccaccccctccaggtatcacttgttttccccagtgtatttatccctgtgtttcctgtctctctgtgccagttcatcttgtatgtccAAGCCTAACCAGTGTTTTTTCCCATTTTTTTCTTTGCCCTTCCTTCTTTTTCTaatcttcccggttttgacccttgcctgttctggactctgtacccgcctgccctGACATCGAGCCCGCCTGCCACTCtgtgcctgccactctgtaccttctGGACCCTGATCTGGTTATGACCTGTTGCCTGTCCACGACTATTCACTTGCCTATTCCCTTTGGATTTATTAAACATcttaaactccaaccatctgactcctgtgtctgcatttgggtctcgccttgtgtcatgatacctaaacgactctcagaccatgagaaattattctctggcctgaatgccaagtgtcacgtctggaggaaacctggaaccattcctacggtgaagcatggtggtggcagcatcatgctgtggggatgtttttcagcggcagggactgggagtctagtcaggattgagggaaagatgaatggagcagagtacagagatccaccttccaacagaacaacgaccctaagcacacagacaacacaggagtggcattgggacaagtctctgaatatccttgagtggcccagccagagccccgacCGAATATCTTtggacagacctgaaaatagctatgcagcgacgctccccttcaaacctgacagagcttgagagtatctgcagagaagaatg
Above is a genomic segment from Oncorhynchus kisutch isolate 150728-3 linkage group LG19, Okis_V2, whole genome shotgun sequence containing:
- the spx gene encoding spexin prohormone 1; the encoded protein is MKGVRSITVYALALLLLATLVSHSWSAPKGSFQRRNWSPQAMLYLKGTQGRRFISEDRKEGDVYDTLHLETRSQNTERLSVNQAATVLLNFLRQAKEDSELGHIGTYSNG